In Terriglobus sp. TAA 43, a single window of DNA contains:
- a CDS encoding glycosyltransferase family 39 protein, with amino-acid sequence MKNYLRSLPFLLCTLVLLAGTALRVIDLGSVRFHSPDENTYASQAHKWSASGIRSVADEWESHPELAVFPSPVRVGFLLPLRIAQTVSGDTTPGAGAELSCIASILCLGLIGVIAWRHLSPSAAPIAMALFAVCPPELIAARRGWMESFAGCIGALILLLMLECLRRPKPQVWLIATGALAGLTITVKETSMSQAGLLLLLLCIAYARQQRWRDIVVVTASATITAAMGAWWVCHSIGSYSRTAEFFHRSYTAVANAPYGRMYETGTAASWIKTTWIADPLLVSLAIFGVLLLITKRNTLLLWCAAISFLCFALPLTTEHRMNLRYAALGWAPLCLLAAAATLAIWQWLEHHASNEDQHWAKGFAGAIFCLALVANYMSFRERFVSTDLQDLSLRMVLNQPLPVIPER; translated from the coding sequence ATGAAAAACTATCTGCGCTCTCTACCATTTCTACTTTGCACACTTGTCCTGCTTGCAGGAACGGCACTTCGTGTTATCGATCTGGGCAGCGTGCGATTTCATTCCCCCGATGAAAACACCTACGCCTCTCAGGCACACAAGTGGTCCGCCAGCGGTATTCGTTCGGTGGCAGACGAATGGGAAAGCCACCCAGAACTCGCCGTATTCCCCTCGCCTGTTCGAGTTGGATTTCTGCTTCCACTGCGCATCGCGCAAACCGTATCAGGAGACACAACGCCCGGTGCAGGTGCGGAGCTCTCATGTATTGCCAGCATTCTTTGCCTCGGTTTGATCGGCGTGATCGCGTGGAGACATCTTTCTCCAAGTGCCGCGCCCATAGCGATGGCTCTGTTCGCCGTCTGCCCTCCAGAGCTGATCGCCGCGAGACGCGGGTGGATGGAGTCTTTCGCCGGATGTATTGGTGCACTGATTCTTCTACTGATGCTTGAGTGTCTGCGCAGGCCAAAACCGCAGGTCTGGCTCATTGCGACAGGAGCGCTCGCGGGCTTGACTATCACTGTGAAGGAAACATCCATGAGCCAAGCAGGGCTACTCCTGCTGCTGCTTTGTATCGCATATGCAAGACAGCAGCGATGGCGCGACATTGTCGTAGTGACAGCTTCTGCCACAATCACAGCAGCGATGGGAGCATGGTGGGTATGCCATTCCATCGGTAGTTACAGCCGCACCGCCGAGTTCTTTCACAGGTCTTACACAGCGGTTGCCAATGCACCTTACGGACGCATGTACGAAACAGGCACCGCAGCATCGTGGATCAAAACGACCTGGATCGCCGATCCACTGCTTGTCTCACTGGCCATATTCGGTGTCTTGCTGCTGATCACAAAACGGAACACCTTGTTGCTTTGGTGCGCAGCCATCAGCTTTCTCTGTTTCGCCCTTCCGTTAACTACGGAGCATCGGATGAATCTGCGCTATGCGGCGCTTGGCTGGGCGCCACTTTGCCTCCTTGCCGCAGCCGCTACTTTAGCCATTTGGCAATGGCTAGAGCACCATGCTTCAAACGAAGATCAACATTGGGCAAAGGGTTTTGCCGGTGCTATTTTCTGTTTGGCGCTGGTAGCGAACTACATGAGCTTCCGTGAGCGATTTGTTAGCACCGATCTGCAAGACCTGTCTCTGCGCATGGTGCTGAATCAGCCGCTGCCTGTTATTCCGGAACGCTAG
- a CDS encoding tetratricopeptide repeat protein, with protein sequence MKRKQTIAFLCCVIAVCIAYANHWHNGFHFDDFHTVIDNPHIRSLHNLPRFFTDTTTFSVLPANQTYRPLVSASLAMDYALGNGYVPTWFHLGTFLIFLVLLASMFVLCKEVLKRAGGGERSWIPALLATVWFGLHPAMAETVNYIIQRGDLYSTCGVVAALAIYARGPNLRRTGLYLLPFALAMLSKPPAVVFPALLIGYCLLFEKQKQTNAKGWLLVLMPSTVVAVAALVLQSAMTPKSYAPTSVSGFAYRITQPFVLLRYFGSFFLPIHLNVDTDLPAFDHVSSDVLWGFLFLAVVTAAIVVCTRRVTLRPIAFGLVWFLVGSFPTSFYVLSEVENDHRMFLPFVGLMLAVVWAAWLAVEQLAIRRRDLPVWKIASVCTIALLCAYGYGTWQRNKVWHDEDSLWLDDVQKSPRNGRGLMIYGLSQMGHGNYPVALAYFDRAATYTPNYPSLEINLGVVNGAMFRSVAAEQHFQRAIALAPADDQTHFFYGRWLHTQMRLSEALQQLGEAVRLNPARLAQREELMQTLAISGDATAAHAAADAILAMNPGDAQAKAYLAHPVVANVDTWLNVSLARYQAKDYPGTITAAEKVLALNPKSAAAYNNIAAAYAGMGQWKQAVENVKHALDIDPTFQLARNNLAAYSAAASKPTTSAKTPEELVDQSLAMYRERNFTGSIASAKAALAIRPGMAEAWNNIAASEAELKHWDAAVNAAKQAVALKPDFQLAKNNLAWALAEQAKRAGSSR encoded by the coding sequence TTGAAGCGAAAACAGACTATTGCTTTTCTATGCTGTGTGATTGCCGTCTGCATTGCGTATGCGAACCACTGGCATAACGGGTTTCATTTCGACGACTTCCACACCGTCATAGATAATCCGCACATTCGCAGCCTGCACAACCTGCCGCGGTTCTTCACGGACACGACCACCTTCAGCGTTCTCCCGGCAAACCAGACATACCGCCCGTTGGTATCGGCGTCGCTTGCTATGGACTATGCCCTGGGAAACGGATATGTGCCGACGTGGTTTCATCTAGGCACGTTTCTTATCTTTCTGGTCCTTCTCGCCAGCATGTTCGTACTTTGCAAAGAAGTGCTGAAGCGTGCAGGTGGAGGCGAGCGTAGTTGGATTCCTGCGTTGCTGGCGACAGTGTGGTTCGGTCTTCACCCGGCCATGGCCGAGACCGTAAACTACATCATTCAACGCGGCGATCTGTACAGCACCTGCGGCGTCGTGGCGGCGCTCGCCATCTATGCGCGCGGGCCCAACCTTCGACGCACTGGTCTGTATCTGTTGCCCTTTGCGCTGGCCATGCTTAGCAAACCGCCTGCCGTGGTGTTCCCGGCTCTTCTGATCGGTTATTGCCTGCTCTTTGAAAAGCAAAAGCAGACAAACGCGAAGGGTTGGTTGCTCGTGTTGATGCCTTCTACCGTTGTCGCTGTTGCAGCATTGGTTCTGCAATCGGCAATGACGCCGAAGTCATACGCTCCAACGTCAGTTTCCGGCTTTGCGTATCGCATCACGCAACCGTTTGTCCTTCTACGCTACTTTGGCTCCTTCTTTCTACCGATTCATCTGAACGTCGACACAGACCTCCCCGCGTTCGATCATGTGAGCTCAGATGTCCTTTGGGGATTCCTGTTCCTGGCAGTGGTGACAGCTGCGATTGTTGTGTGCACGCGTCGCGTGACTCTACGCCCCATAGCATTCGGACTGGTTTGGTTCCTGGTCGGTTCCTTTCCAACATCGTTCTATGTTCTCTCTGAAGTCGAGAACGATCATCGTATGTTTCTGCCGTTCGTGGGATTGATGCTGGCAGTTGTGTGGGCAGCGTGGCTTGCGGTCGAGCAGCTTGCCATACGCAGACGCGATTTACCTGTGTGGAAGATCGCATCAGTCTGCACCATTGCGTTGCTGTGTGCGTATGGCTATGGAACGTGGCAGCGCAACAAGGTGTGGCACGATGAAGATTCGCTCTGGCTGGATGACGTACAGAAAAGCCCGCGTAATGGCCGCGGTTTGATGATCTATGGGCTGTCGCAGATGGGACATGGTAACTATCCCGTCGCACTCGCATATTTCGACCGCGCCGCCACATACACGCCAAACTATCCCTCGCTGGAAATCAACCTGGGCGTGGTGAATGGTGCCATGTTCCGGTCAGTGGCGGCAGAGCAGCATTTTCAGCGAGCCATCGCCCTGGCCCCTGCTGACGACCAGACGCACTTTTTTTATGGACGTTGGCTACACACGCAGATGCGCCTGTCGGAAGCGCTACAGCAGTTGGGCGAGGCGGTACGACTGAATCCAGCACGTCTGGCGCAGCGAGAAGAGTTGATGCAGACGCTCGCCATCAGCGGTGACGCCACTGCCGCGCACGCCGCGGCGGATGCGATTCTTGCGATGAACCCCGGCGATGCGCAAGCCAAGGCATACCTTGCTCATCCGGTAGTTGCCAACGTCGATACGTGGTTGAACGTGTCGCTGGCACGCTATCAAGCGAAAGACTATCCCGGAACGATCACCGCCGCAGAAAAGGTGCTGGCTTTGAATCCCAAATCTGCTGCTGCCTATAACAATATTGCAGCTGCATATGCCGGTATGGGGCAGTGGAAGCAAGCGGTGGAGAATGTGAAACACGCATTGGACATAGATCCAACCTTCCAGCTTGCGCGCAATAACCTTGCCGCATATTCAGCCGCTGCAAGCAAGCCGACAACGTCGGCGAAAACTCCGGAAGAACTCGTGGATCAATCGCTGGCGATGTATCGGGAGCGCAACTTCACCGGAAGTATTGCGTCCGCGAAAGCTGCATTGGCCATCCGCCCCGGCATGGCAGAGGCATGGAATAACATCGCTGCAAGCGAAGCCGAGTTGAAGCATTGGGATGCAGCAGTGAATGCCGCTAAGCAAGCAGTTGCGCTGAAGCCTGACTTTCAGTTGGCAAAAAACAATCTCGCATGGGCTCTTGCAGAGCAAGCGAAACGCGCTGGGAGTTCACGATGA
- a CDS encoding alpha/beta hydrolase gives MFKATAWRCARFVFLPLVISCFPGTKVEAQSSPITIPLWSGTAPLSKGSTDADQPSVDVYLPTTNPAQTGVLVIPGGAYGYLAAPEGKPVAVWLQEHGVAAFVLHYRVAPYHYPTEMLDGLRAVRLIRARADEFHISVEKIGVWGFSAGGHLASYLMTQWQQQLASTPDSSDAVNARPDFGILAYPVISMRPEITHHGSHENLLGPQATSEQEARLSSELHVDTNSPPAFLFATTDDGVVPVQNSMSFYAAYIQKHLPIEMHLFEHGPHGVVLAQDLQGPSAWPDLLAVWMTRHGWMKE, from the coding sequence ATGTTCAAGGCCACCGCGTGGAGATGCGCGCGGTTTGTTTTTCTGCCATTGGTGATTAGTTGTTTTCCCGGTACGAAGGTAGAAGCGCAGTCTTCACCGATAACAATTCCACTCTGGTCCGGGACTGCCCCACTGTCGAAAGGTTCGACGGACGCGGATCAACCATCCGTGGATGTTTATCTACCAACCACAAATCCCGCACAGACCGGTGTGCTTGTCATTCCTGGGGGCGCTTATGGATATCTGGCAGCGCCGGAAGGAAAGCCGGTTGCCGTCTGGCTACAGGAGCATGGCGTTGCCGCTTTTGTGCTTCACTATCGCGTCGCTCCTTACCACTATCCCACCGAAATGCTGGACGGCTTGCGTGCTGTCCGCCTTATTCGTGCCAGGGCAGATGAGTTTCATATCTCTGTAGAAAAGATTGGCGTGTGGGGATTTTCCGCTGGCGGACATCTTGCTTCGTACCTCATGACGCAATGGCAACAACAGTTGGCATCTACACCAGACAGCAGCGATGCGGTTAATGCACGACCCGACTTCGGAATCCTTGCATATCCTGTGATCTCCATGCGGCCCGAGATCACTCATCATGGATCGCATGAGAATTTGCTGGGTCCCCAAGCAACGTCAGAGCAAGAGGCTCGGCTATCCAGTGAACTTCATGTCGACACAAATTCACCGCCTGCCTTCTTGTTTGCAACCACAGATGACGGTGTGGTTCCGGTGCAGAACAGCATGTCCTTCTATGCGGCCTATATTCAAAAACATCTTCCCATCGAGATGCACTTGTTTGAACACGGACCCCACGGTGTTGTGCTTGCGCAGGATTTGCAAGGGCCATCTGCATGGCCGGATCTGTTGGCCGTGTGGATGACGCGGCACGGATGGATGAAGGAATAA
- a CDS encoding TonB-dependent receptor, with translation MRRLRIGSAANVALSFSLPRPSTAIALLAFAVSASAQTGQGAIGGSVTDNLGALVPGAKVQVVSQSTGVQQTATTNNNGLFRIQSLNPGLYTVTVEKDGFQRVSEQSVNVSAVGTTPLDIKLAIGAATDVVTVTSDSDLLSKSESNVTTTVDHAIVENLPYPERSSLEAALLVPGVVGDPLQPGGISTENPGAYTSYVTPGAGIVVGGAPPGTSSIVVDGSDVTQSSLARTGVNLSGRMVQETTVITTGLSAKYGRTGGGVIVQSSAAGTNQYHGAITYSHTDPYFNAFPDGGTIRSALHENYYGFYVGGPVYIPKIYPFKDKTFFYVGVEPARLQNSFGFRGTFPTPDELAGHLNNSLTLLNQAVLKSSGYAAALAAPRIGAINYQSTINANGFPNGPYDASQIRAIANNDVSAQLAQNSFAKYVLSQFPTPSNPGPYIKFDNSQATSQNDGTNATYKRGVINTDNRYSFRIDQHFNNDQFFVRYTVIPVGAQRFFAVDASNPLTIVPTDSAATHDIAMGYTRTLKENVVNSFHYSFMRVNQQRLAPPSTRSKDYAAAYGLTPASFGYGFPSLGNLNANGVGYTMQMGLSNAAIQVDQNFIAGDDITWVHGLHQFQFGGEVRWLQSNQYDLGGATGGRYAFSAAQTNNGSTGGAPLATFILGTISSFSNTPVEIPGYYRWRYYAGYFQDDWRILPNLTINAGLRYEIETPRMEKFNNQAYVRLNMPGTLNNLTTSTALCFSGACGNPKTLWPTNYAGFEPRVGFAYAPTPKTTVRAGYTLQRLPLTGYENVPDPNFNVASQAVGGQTGGTIANSTVNYITNPVGPLTSAYTALNGNRGPILYTTGLTPVYVDQTNKVPYTQMWNLTLQYQPSTRTVLQATYNGSKGTHLAGAFGGGGYSSALNIPSLSTITNAVQTHQNLGASAPNPWGITQNGALVSETGLQLLNPYQNFFNQSINELYPRGGTMEYNGLYLSVNHRLGRGLSVLANYTWSKTLDNIPDTNTGANGGGFGYVLPQNPNNPYAEWSVASFDQASRLKIGYTYDLPIGTGQSLDLHNGLLNNILGHISTAGIATYADGLPNAISLGTVGNFISVTPGGTNGCNPNGANKFCTGSALPSGTGYYVRPNIVPGVPLLNKNWKKNALNSSFVPYLNPAAFGCTVNGAGVATSCLAPGSLNAPELGNAPRTLAGARSPREALFDMRFSKGFQLGARYNLRINSTFINAFNHPVYYGVNRSLLSSTVASNVTGTLAHTPAANFGQFNQSQTAGMSRVILVGGEFTF, from the coding sequence ATGAGAAGGTTACGCATCGGCTCTGCAGCAAATGTAGCGCTGTCATTTTCCTTGCCGCGTCCGAGCACAGCCATTGCGCTGTTAGCATTCGCGGTCAGTGCCTCTGCACAGACCGGGCAAGGTGCTATCGGCGGTTCGGTGACTGACAACCTGGGGGCTCTGGTCCCTGGGGCTAAAGTGCAAGTTGTCAGCCAGTCCACCGGAGTGCAACAGACAGCGACCACAAACAACAACGGCCTGTTCCGCATTCAGTCATTGAATCCGGGCCTGTATACCGTCACCGTTGAGAAAGATGGTTTTCAGCGTGTATCGGAACAGTCTGTCAATGTATCGGCCGTAGGTACCACGCCGCTTGATATCAAGTTAGCCATCGGCGCAGCGACCGACGTGGTAACAGTGACATCAGATTCCGATCTGCTCAGCAAATCAGAATCGAATGTGACGACTACCGTCGATCACGCCATTGTTGAGAATCTTCCGTATCCGGAACGCAGCTCACTCGAAGCTGCTCTCCTGGTCCCGGGTGTTGTTGGCGATCCTCTGCAACCCGGTGGCATCTCAACCGAAAACCCCGGTGCTTATACGAGTTATGTCACACCGGGCGCCGGCATTGTTGTGGGTGGAGCGCCTCCGGGAACAAGCTCTATCGTGGTCGATGGTTCCGATGTGACGCAGTCCAGCCTTGCACGTACTGGCGTCAACCTCTCTGGTCGCATGGTGCAGGAGACGACCGTTATTACGACTGGTCTTTCTGCCAAATATGGCAGGACGGGCGGCGGTGTCATCGTTCAGAGCAGCGCAGCAGGTACAAACCAGTATCACGGCGCAATTACCTACAGCCACACCGATCCTTACTTCAACGCCTTCCCGGATGGTGGAACGATTCGGAGCGCGTTGCACGAGAACTACTACGGCTTCTACGTTGGCGGCCCTGTATACATTCCCAAGATCTATCCGTTCAAGGACAAGACCTTTTTCTATGTTGGCGTTGAACCTGCTCGCCTGCAGAACTCTTTCGGGTTCCGCGGTACATTTCCCACGCCCGATGAGCTGGCAGGTCACCTCAACAACTCACTCACGCTGCTCAATCAGGCAGTCCTGAAGAGTTCCGGTTATGCGGCGGCGCTTGCGGCTCCACGTATCGGCGCCATCAACTACCAATCCACCATCAATGCGAATGGCTTCCCCAATGGTCCCTATGACGCGTCCCAGATAAGGGCTATCGCTAACAACGACGTATCCGCACAGCTTGCTCAGAACTCTTTTGCGAAGTATGTTCTGTCACAATTTCCAACGCCGTCCAATCCTGGCCCTTACATCAAGTTTGATAATTCGCAGGCAACATCTCAGAACGACGGCACCAACGCAACCTACAAGCGTGGTGTGATTAACACGGACAATCGCTATTCCTTCCGTATTGATCAACACTTCAACAACGATCAGTTTTTTGTTCGCTACACAGTGATCCCAGTTGGCGCCCAGCGTTTCTTTGCTGTTGATGCGAGTAATCCGCTGACGATCGTACCGACTGACTCTGCTGCCACCCACGATATCGCAATGGGCTATACGCGCACACTTAAAGAAAATGTGGTCAATAGCTTTCACTACTCCTTCATGCGCGTTAATCAGCAAAGGCTTGCGCCGCCCAGCACACGTAGCAAAGACTATGCTGCTGCCTACGGACTTACACCAGCGTCTTTTGGTTATGGCTTTCCGAGTCTCGGCAACCTGAACGCAAACGGTGTTGGTTACACCATGCAGATGGGCCTTTCCAACGCTGCGATTCAAGTGGACCAGAACTTCATTGCGGGTGACGATATCACCTGGGTACACGGGCTCCATCAGTTCCAGTTCGGCGGAGAGGTTCGCTGGCTCCAGTCGAATCAGTACGACCTTGGTGGCGCTACCGGAGGCCGCTATGCCTTCTCGGCCGCGCAAACCAACAACGGTTCCACCGGTGGTGCTCCGCTTGCCACTTTTATCCTGGGCACGATCTCTTCTTTTTCAAACACACCTGTTGAGATACCGGGCTACTATCGCTGGCGTTACTATGCAGGTTATTTCCAGGATGATTGGCGCATCCTGCCCAACCTCACCATCAACGCCGGGCTTCGCTACGAAATCGAAACGCCTAGGATGGAGAAGTTCAACAATCAGGCCTACGTTCGGCTCAATATGCCCGGTACGTTGAATAACCTGACAACCTCCACGGCACTCTGCTTCTCTGGAGCCTGCGGCAACCCGAAGACGCTTTGGCCCACAAACTATGCGGGTTTTGAGCCTCGTGTTGGCTTCGCTTACGCTCCCACACCCAAGACCACGGTTCGCGCAGGCTATACGCTACAGCGCCTCCCGCTGACGGGCTACGAAAATGTTCCCGATCCCAACTTCAATGTTGCTTCGCAGGCAGTGGGCGGCCAGACAGGCGGCACAATCGCGAACTCAACGGTTAACTACATTACCAATCCGGTTGGCCCACTCACTTCGGCTTACACGGCACTCAATGGAAACCGTGGCCCCATCCTGTACACGACTGGCTTGACACCCGTCTATGTCGACCAGACCAACAAGGTTCCCTATACGCAGATGTGGAACCTCACGCTGCAGTATCAGCCCTCGACACGCACCGTTCTGCAGGCAACCTACAACGGTTCCAAAGGCACGCATCTTGCGGGCGCATTTGGCGGTGGTGGTTACTCCAGCGCGTTGAATATTCCTTCGCTTTCGACGATTACCAATGCTGTCCAAACACATCAAAACCTGGGCGCTTCAGCTCCTAACCCGTGGGGCATCACCCAGAACGGCGCACTGGTATCCGAAACCGGGCTGCAATTGCTTAACCCGTATCAGAACTTCTTCAACCAATCGATCAACGAGCTCTATCCGCGCGGTGGAACGATGGAGTACAACGGTCTTTACCTGAGCGTGAACCATCGCCTGGGGCGCGGTCTCTCTGTACTTGCAAACTACACATGGTCGAAAACTTTGGATAACATCCCTGACACCAACACGGGTGCAAATGGTGGTGGCTTCGGTTATGTTCTTCCGCAGAACCCGAATAACCCCTATGCTGAGTGGTCGGTGGCCAGCTTCGATCAGGCAAGCCGACTCAAGATTGGCTATACGTATGATCTGCCGATTGGCACGGGGCAAAGCCTGGATCTACACAATGGCCTTCTCAACAACATCCTTGGGCATATCTCCACCGCAGGAATTGCAACCTATGCAGATGGCTTGCCTAACGCCATTTCCCTGGGCACCGTGGGTAACTTCATCTCCGTAACGCCGGGTGGAACCAATGGTTGCAATCCCAACGGCGCCAACAAGTTCTGCACGGGAAGCGCATTGCCCTCCGGAACCGGATACTACGTGCGGCCCAACATTGTTCCCGGCGTTCCGCTGCTCAACAAAAACTGGAAGAAGAACGCTCTCAACTCGAGCTTTGTTCCATACCTCAACCCAGCCGCGTTTGGTTGCACTGTGAATGGAGCTGGCGTCGCAACAAGCTGCCTGGCTCCTGGATCACTGAATGCTCCCGAACTTGGCAACGCACCTCGTACACTTGCCGGTGCACGGTCTCCGCGCGAAGCACTCTTCGATATGCGCTTCAGCAAAGGATTCCAGCTTGGTGCGCGCTATAACCTGCGGATCAACAGTACCTTCATCAACGCGTTCAATCATCCCGTGTATTACGGCGTTAATCGTTCGCTGCTGAGTTCCACGGTGGCATCCAATGTTACGGGCACCCTGGCGCACACACCGGCTGCGAACTTTGGACAGTTCAATCAGTCGCAAACCGCAGGCATGTCGCGAGTCATCCTTGTGGGCGGAGAGTTCACCTTCTAA
- a CDS encoding substrate-binding domain-containing protein, which translates to MKSATKSTRSEANPKRGYTIQAVVRAASILNAFQSTSEVLDLRVVAARVGLHKATTFRLLETLVETHLLERAGKRGYRCCVQLARNKRYRIGYGSQTSLLPFTGAVSDGLVVAANNANIDLLVLNNALSPRTALQNADAFVSEKVDLVIDSQINVGIAAQIAVKFAAARIPFIAIDIPHPGAIYFGADNYKAGRMAGRHLAKWAAKNWKSGPEQIILLGVDAAGPLLNARLSGVLDGIHEMNPSAHRIPTHHYDTKGGQFEATLDVVRRHIRRRAPERALIGAVNDSTALAALQAFREAGLERCCAIAGQDGSLAAREELRRRSSRLICSVAYFPETYGERLIRLALDVLKHKPVAPAVFVEHELLTPQNVDKIYPNDTWMKSAPESI; encoded by the coding sequence ATGAAATCGGCCACGAAGTCTACTCGAAGTGAGGCAAATCCTAAGCGTGGATACACGATTCAGGCAGTTGTGCGGGCCGCTTCCATCCTCAACGCGTTTCAATCCACATCAGAGGTGTTGGATCTGCGCGTTGTAGCTGCACGCGTGGGGCTGCATAAAGCGACGACCTTTCGCTTGTTGGAAACGCTAGTGGAAACACATCTTCTGGAAAGGGCCGGCAAGCGAGGTTACCGCTGCTGCGTGCAACTTGCACGCAATAAACGCTACCGCATTGGTTATGGCTCCCAGACCAGCCTATTGCCCTTTACCGGAGCAGTAAGTGATGGCCTTGTTGTGGCGGCGAACAATGCAAACATTGATCTTCTGGTGCTGAACAATGCTCTTAGCCCTCGTACGGCGTTGCAGAATGCGGACGCTTTCGTGTCGGAGAAGGTTGATCTCGTCATTGACTCTCAGATCAATGTCGGCATTGCGGCCCAGATTGCGGTGAAATTCGCGGCTGCCCGCATTCCATTCATCGCCATCGACATCCCGCACCCAGGCGCCATTTACTTTGGGGCGGACAATTACAAGGCAGGCCGCATGGCAGGCCGTCATCTGGCGAAATGGGCCGCCAAAAACTGGAAGAGCGGACCAGAGCAGATCATCCTTCTCGGCGTGGACGCCGCAGGTCCCCTCCTGAATGCGCGACTTTCCGGTGTGCTCGACGGCATACATGAAATGAATCCCTCTGCGCATCGCATTCCAACGCATCATTACGACACCAAGGGCGGCCAATTTGAAGCCACACTGGATGTCGTTCGCCGACATATTCGCCGTCGTGCGCCGGAACGCGCGCTTATTGGTGCGGTGAATGATTCCACTGCCTTGGCGGCGTTACAGGCCTTTCGCGAGGCCGGACTCGAGCGTTGCTGTGCCATCGCAGGGCAAGATGGAAGCCTGGCTGCACGTGAGGAGTTGCGTAGACGCTCAAGCCGCCTCATCTGTTCGGTGGCGTACTTTCCAGAAACCTATGGTGAAAGACTCATCCGGCTGGCGCTGGATGTGCTCAAACACAAACCAGTCGCCCCCGCCGTTTTTGTGGAACATGAGCTGCTAACACCGCAGAATGTCGACAAGATTTACCCCAACGATACATGGATGAAATCGGCTCCCGAGTCGATCTAG
- the uxuA gene encoding mannonate dehydratase, whose amino-acid sequence MVLEQTWRWFGPEDRVTLRDAREAGATGIVTALHEIPMGEVWPIEAIRKRQELIRAAGLEWTVVESLGVTERMKMCAPGWQEDVENFIQSIRHLADCGIQTIAYNWMPLFSWTRTHLHEPAPGGGYTTRFDVVAFAAFDVYMLKRLGAEAEWGEDLSREGLRYFKALSPAQQDELRATILDGLPGGHKKLTLEETTELLRSYEGITPDALRFSLAEFLRIVAPVADECDVRLCIHPDDPPRPLLGLPRIVSTAEDLRWILGQYAGDANSLTFCTGALGVRADNKLREMVSEFAPRIGFLHLRSTQREQRADSAVESFFEAAHLEGDADLISIILEVVREKYRRTSLGDQRSLPYRADHGQELLNDRERGAAPGYPAVGRLRGLAELRGAFMMAERWMMEG is encoded by the coding sequence ATGGTACTGGAGCAGACGTGGCGTTGGTTCGGCCCTGAGGATCGTGTCACATTGCGAGACGCGCGCGAAGCCGGAGCAACCGGTATCGTGACCGCTTTACACGAAATCCCCATGGGCGAAGTGTGGCCGATCGAAGCAATTCGGAAACGGCAGGAGCTCATTCGAGCAGCAGGCTTGGAGTGGACTGTTGTCGAAAGTCTGGGCGTAACGGAGCGCATGAAAATGTGTGCACCCGGCTGGCAAGAGGATGTAGAGAACTTCATTCAATCCATTCGCCATCTCGCCGATTGCGGTATCCAGACCATCGCCTACAACTGGATGCCGCTGTTCAGTTGGACAAGGACACACCTGCATGAGCCTGCACCCGGAGGCGGTTACACCACGCGATTCGATGTTGTGGCATTTGCAGCTTTCGATGTGTACATGTTGAAACGGCTTGGAGCGGAAGCAGAGTGGGGTGAGGATCTGAGCCGGGAGGGCCTCCGTTATTTCAAGGCTCTATCCCCCGCACAGCAAGACGAGCTCCGCGCGACGATCCTGGATGGTTTGCCGGGCGGACATAAGAAGCTGACTCTCGAAGAGACAACGGAGCTGCTGCGCAGTTATGAAGGGATTACTCCCGATGCGCTTCGTTTCTCTCTGGCAGAGTTCTTGCGTATCGTCGCTCCTGTAGCGGATGAATGCGACGTGCGGTTGTGCATTCATCCAGATGATCCTCCACGGCCCCTGCTGGGACTGCCGAGAATCGTAAGCACGGCGGAAGACCTGCGCTGGATACTCGGGCAATATGCGGGAGACGCGAACTCTCTCACATTCTGTACGGGTGCGCTTGGCGTGCGGGCAGATAACAAACTGCGAGAAATGGTCTCTGAGTTTGCACCTCGCATCGGGTTCCTGCATTTGCGGTCCACGCAGAGAGAGCAGCGCGCTGATTCGGCGGTCGAATCATTCTTTGAAGCAGCACACCTTGAAGGTGATGCCGATCTGATCAGCATCATCCTCGAAGTCGTTCGAGAGAAGTACCGCCGCACTTCACTCGGAGATCAGCGCAGCCTGCCGTACCGTGCGGATCATGGGCAGGAGTTGTTGAACGATCGCGAGCGCGGAGCTGCACCGGGATATCCCGCAGTGGGGCGTTTGCGTGGGCTGGCAGAATTGCGCGGGGCCTTCATGATGGCAGAACGATGGATGATGGAAGGCTAA